A single Salmo trutta unplaced genomic scaffold, fSalTru1.1, whole genome shotgun sequence DNA region contains:
- the LOC115181916 gene encoding gastrula zinc finger protein XlCGF17.1-like: EEEAGYLGPVSQTHLKASNGSNNEHSSKIVLRNRSLINTRERRDCCGSSGEPQQHEAEEAEKSISTSEHLKHQRRPTGKKSHHCSDCGKRFPSSADLKRHLRIHTGEKPNSCDQCGKSFSVTSSLKAHQKTHTGEKPYSCDQCGKSFVTSSSLTIHQRIHTGEKPYSCGQCGKSFNVPSSLKTHQRTHTGDRPYSCSQCGKSFTTSSQLTIHERTHTGEKPYSCSQCEKRFTHSSNLMVHLRTHTGEKPYSCDQCGKSFVTSSCLTMHQRTHTGEKPFSCTQCGKSFTQANILIAHRRTHTGEKPYSCDQCGKSYSGKRALIKHQKIHT; this comes from the exons gaggaggaagctggatatctgggcccggtttcccaaacgcatcttaaggcgtccaatggttcaaACAATGAACATAGCAGTAAGAttgttttgagaaaccgttccctgattaacacta gagagagacgtgattgttgtggatcctctggggagcctcaacaacatgaagctgaggaggcagagaagagtatctccacatcagaacacctcaaacACCAGCGGAGACCCACCGggaagaaatctcaccactgctctgactgtgggaagagattcccCTCTTCAGCAGACCTCAAAAGACATCTGAGAATCCATACTGGAGAGAAACCtaatagctgtgatcaatgtgggaagagttttagtgtTACAAGCAGCCTGAAAgcacaccagaaaacacacacaggagagaaaccgtatagctgtgatcaatgtgggaagagttttgttacatctagcagtctgactatacaccagagaatacacactggagagaaaccttatagctgtggtcaatgtgggaagagttttaatgTTCCAAGCAGCCTGaaaacacaccagagaacacacacaggagatagaccttatagctgtagtcaatgtgggaagagttttactacatctagccagctgactattcatgagagaacacacacaggagagaaaccttatagctgtagtcaatgtgagAAGAGGTTTACTCACTCAAGCAACCTGATGGTACAtttgagaacacacactggagagaaaccttatagctgtgatcaatgtggcaagagttttgttacatctagctgtctgactatgcaccagagaacacacacaggagagaaaccttttagctgcactcaatgtgggaagagtttcactcaGGCAAACATCCTCATAGCACACCGgagaactcacacaggagagaaaccttatagctgtgatcaatgtggcaaGAGTTACTCTGGTAAAAGagctctgattaaacatcagaaaatacatacatga